A single window of Mustela erminea isolate mMusErm1 chromosome 4, mMusErm1.Pri, whole genome shotgun sequence DNA harbors:
- the ZBTB9 gene encoding zinc finger and BTB domain-containing protein 9 encodes MDTATPMPPVPPSPTCSPAPRTIQIEFPQHSSVLLEALNRHRLEGKFCDVSLLVQGRELRAHKAVLAAASPYFHDKLLLGDAPRLTLPSVIEADAFEGLLQLIYSGRLRLPLDALPAHLLVASGLQMWQVVDQCSEILRELETSGGGISTRGAPSYHTLLSTTSSPGGWCIRSSPFQTPMQSSTSTESPVLGEGSELGDVLQIQVEEEEEEEEEEEDEEEEDQGSTAPSQTPQPQRVSGAFPCPHGSHPLPISTTPRRVSEGESAPLEPPAPHTALSPKVFYIKQEPSEPKEEVSGGGTQSGGTKEETKVFPGGDTEGNGQLGFLLPSGAGATYGGGGGPSWKPVDLHGNEILSGGGGPGGAGQAVHGPVKLGGTPPADGKRFGCLCGKRFAVKPKRDRHIMLTFSLRPFGCGICNKRFKLKHHLTEHMKTHAGALHACPHCGRRFRVHACFLRHRDLCKGQGWATAHWTYN; translated from the coding sequence ATGGATACCGCGACGCCTATGCCCCCTGTACCCCCCTCCCCGACCTGCAGCCCGGCCCCACGGACCATCCAGATCGAGTTCCCGCAGCATAGCTCAGTGCTATTGGAAGCCCTGAACCGCCACAGGCTAGAGGGAAAGTTCTGTGATGTGTCCCTCTTGGTGCAGGGTCGGGAACTTAGGGCTCACAAAGCAGTGCTGGCCGCTGCCTCTCCTTACTTCCATGACAAACTTCTTCTGGGGGATGCGCCGCGTCTCACTCTGCCTAGCGTCATTGAAGCCGATGCCTTCGAGGGGCTGCTGCAGCTCATTTATTCAGGACGCCTCCGTCTGCCACTGGAtgctctccctgcccacctccttgTGGCCAGTGGTCTCCAGATGTGGCAAGTAGTTGATCAGTGCTCAGAGATTCTTAGAGAACTTGAAACCTCAGGTGGTGGAATTTCAACCCGAGGGGCGCCCTCTTACCACACACTTCTTTCCACCACATCCTCTCCAGGAGGCTGGTGCATTCGCTCTTCCCCTTTCCAGACCCCCATGCAGTCTTCCACCTCTACTGAGAGCCCTGTTTTAGGGGAGGGGAGTGAACTGGGAGACGTGTTACAGATTCAAgttgaagaagaggaggaggaagaggaggaagaagaagatgaggaggaggaggaccaggGGTCCACAGCGCCCTCTCAGACACCTCAGCCTCAGAGAGTATCAGGGGCTTTCCCTTGTCCTCATGGATCCCACCCATTGCCCATATCCACTACTCCCCGCAGGGTTTCAGAGGGTGAGAGTGCACCACTTGAGCCCCCTGCCCCTCACACTGCACTGTCCCCCAAAGTCTTCTACATTAAGCAGGAACCCTCTGAGCCTAAAGAAGAGGTATCAGGAGGTGGAACTCAGTCTGGAGGAACAAAGGAGGAGACCAAAGTGTTTCCTGGAGGGGACACTGAAGGGAATGGACAGCTAGGGTTCTTGCTGCCCTCAGGAGCAGGGGCGACatatggaggaggaggaggtccaTCCTGGAAACCAGTGGATCTTCATGGTAATGAAATCCTGTCAGGGGGTGGGGGACCTGGGGGTGCAGGGCAGGCTGTGCACGGGCCTGTCAAGTTAGGAGGTACACCCCCTGCCGATGGAAAACGCTTTGGTTGCTTGTGTGGGAAGCGGTTTGCTGTGAAGCCAAAGCGTGATCGGCACATCATGCTGACCTTCAGCCTTCGGCCCTTTGGCTGTGGCATCTGCAATAAGCGCTTCAAGCTGAAGCATCATCTGACAGAGCATATGAAGACCCATGCTGGAGCCCTGCATGCTTGCCCCCATTGTGGCCGTCGGTTCCGAGTCCATGCCTGTTTCCTTCGCCATCGGGACCTATGCAAGGGCCAGGGTTGGGCCACTGCTCACTGGACTTACAACTGA